One segment of Onychomys torridus chromosome 3, mOncTor1.1, whole genome shotgun sequence DNA contains the following:
- the Cand2 gene encoding cullin-associated NEDD8-dissociated protein 2 isoform X2: protein MATSDLMTELQKESIQLDEDSERKVVRTLLRLLEDRSGEVQNLAVKCLGPLVGKVKEYQVETIVDTLCANMRSDKEQLRDIAGIGLKTILSELSPAAPGSGLAINVCRKITGQLTSAIAQQEDVAVQLEALDILSDMLSRLGAPLGAFHASLLQCLLPQLSSPRLAVRKRAVVALGHLAASCSTDLFVELADHLVDRLPGPRAPASPAAIRTLIQCLGSVGRQAGHRLGAHLARLVPLVEEFCNLDDDELRESCLQAFEAFLRKCPKEMDPHVPNVTNLCLRYMKHDPNYSHDSDEDEEQMETEDSEFSEQESEDEYSDDDDMSWKVRRAAAKCMAALISSRPDLLPDFHCTLAPVLIRRFKEREENVKADIFGAYIKLLRHTRPPKGWLEAVEEPTQTGSNLNMLRAQVPLVIKALQRQLKDRNVRTRQGCFYLLTELAGVLPGSLAEHMPVLVSGIVFSLADHSSSSTIRMDALAFLQGLLGTEPAEAFHPHLPTLLPPVMSCVADPFYKVAAEALLVLQELVRTLWPLASPRLLDPEPYVGEMSTATLARLRATDLDQEVKERAISCVGHLVGHLGDRLGDDLEPTLMLLLDRLRNEITRLPAVKALTLVAMSPLQLDLQPILAEALPILASFLRKNQRALRLATLAALDALAQSQGLGLPPPAVRAVLAELPALVSENDMHVAQLAVDFLATVTQAQPTSLVEVSGPVLEELLRLLHSPLLPAGVLAATEGFLQALVGTRPPCVEYAELISLLTAPVYNQAEDEGPGLHKQVFHSLARCVAALSAACPQEAAGTASRLVCDARSPHSSTGVKVLAFLSLAEVGQVAGPGPQRELKTVLLEALGSPSEDVRAAAAYALGRVGAGNLPDFLPFLLAQIEAEPRRQYLLLHSLREALGAAQPDNLKPYVEDVWALLFQRCENPEEGTRCVVAECIGKLVFVNPPFLLPRFRKQLAAGKPYTRSTVITAVKFLISDQPHPIDPLLKSYIAEFMESLQDPDLNVRRATLTFFNSAVHNKPSLVRDLLDDILPLLYQETKIRRDLIREVEMGPFKHTVDDGLDVRKAAFECMYSLLESCLGQLDICEFLNHVEDGLKDHYDIRMLTFIMLARLATLCPAPVLQRVDRLIEPLKATCTAKVKAGSVKQELEKQEELKRSAMRALAALLTSPEVRKSPSVADFSAQIRSNPELTTLFESIQKDSASAPSMDSVELS from the exons ATGGCCACCAGTGACCTGATGACAGAGCTGCAGAAAGAGTCCATCCAGCTGGATGAGGACAGCGAGCGCAAGGTGGTCAGGACGTTGCTGCGGCTCCTGGAGGACAGGAGCGGGGAGGTGCAGAACCTGGCTGTCAAGTG CCTGGGTCCCTTGGTGGGCAAAGTGAAGGAGTACCAAGTGGAGACCATTGTGGACACCCTCTGTGCCAACATGCGGTCAGACAAAGAGCAGCTCCGGGACATCGCTGGCATTGGCCTGAAGACAATCCTCTCTGAGCTGTCTCCTGCTGCCCCAG GCTCAGGGCTGGCTATCAATGTGTGCCGCAAGATCACAGGCCAGCTCACCAGTGCCATCGCCCAGCAGGAGGACGTGGCTGTGCAGCTGGAAGCCCTGGACATCCTCTCCGACATGCTGAGCAG GCTGGGCGCCCCACTGGGCGCCTTCCATGCAAGCCTGCTGCAGTGTCTGCTGCCCCAGCTGAGCAGCCCACGCCTGGCGGTCCGCAAGCGTGCCGTTGTGGCACTCGGTCACCTGGCAGCCTCCTGCAGCACCGACCTCTTCGTGGAGCTCGCTGATCACCTGGTGGACCGTCTGCCTGGCCCACGTGCGCCCGCCAGCCCTGCAGCCATTCGTACCCTGATCCAGTGTTTGGGCAGCGTGGGCCGCCAGGCTGGCCATCGCCTGG GGGCCCACCTGGCTCGCCTGGTACCCTTGGTGGAAGAGTTCTGCAACCTGGATGACGATGAGCTCAGAGAGTCCTGCCTGCAGGCCTTCGAGGCCTTCCTAAGGAA GTGCCCCAAGGAGATGGACCCTCATGTACCTAATGTGACCAACCTCTGCCTCCGGTACATGAAGCATGACCCCAACTACAGTCATGACAGTGATGAGGACGAAGAGCAGATGGAGACCGAGGACAGTGAATTCAGTGAGCAAG AGAGTGAGGATGAGTACAGTGATGATGACGACATGAGCTGGAAGGTGCGCCGAGCAGCAGCCAAGTGCATGGCAGCCCTGATCAGCTCACGTCCGGACCTCTTGCCCGACTTCCACTGTACTCTGGCGCCAGTGCTCATCCGCCGCTTCAAGGAACGGGAGGAGAACGTCAAGGCAGACATCTTCGGGGCTTACATCAAGTTGCTGCGACACACACGGCCCCCTAAGGGATGGCTAGAGGCCGTGGAGGAGCCCACCCAGACTGGCAGCAACCTCAATATGCTGCGGGCACAG GTACCCCTAGTGATAAAGGCCCTGCAGCGGCAACTTAAGGATCGGAATGTTCGCACCCGCCAGGGCTGCTTCTACCTCCTCACCGAGCTGGCAGGCGTCCTCCCTGGCAGCCTGGCAGAGCACATGCCAGTGCTGGTATCAG GCATTGTCTTTTCACTGGCTGACCACTCTAGTTCCTCCACCATTCGGATGGATGCCCTGGCCTTCCTGCAGGGGCTTCTGGGTACAGAGCCAGCTGAGGCCTTCCACCCACACCTGCCCACCCTCCTACCGCCTGTGATGTCCTGTGTGGCTGACCCTTTCTACAAGGTGGCAGCTGAGGCCTTACTGGTGCTCCAGGAGTTGGTGAGGACCCTGTGGCCACTGGCTAGTCCTCGGCTGCTGGACCCTGAGCCATACGTTGGAGAGATGTCCACAGCTACCTTGGCACGGCTCCGCGCTACTGACCTAGACCAGGAGGTGAAGGAACGGGCCATCTCTTGTGTGGGCCACCTTGTAGGTCACCTTGGTGACCGGCTTGGGGATGACCTGGAGCCCACACTTATGCTTCTCTTGGACCGCCTACGGAATGAGATCACCCGGTTGCCTGCTGTCAAGGCACTGACCCTGGTGGCCATGTCCCCATTGCAACTTGACCTGCAGCCCATCCTGGCCGAGGCACTGCCTATCCTGGCTTCATTTCTGCGCAAAAATCAGCGGGCACTGCGGCTGGCCACGCTAGCTGCCCTGGATGCTCTGGCTCAGAGTCAAGGCCTTGGcctgcctccacctgctgtgCGGGCTGTGCTGGCTGAGCTGCCTGCTCTGGTCAGTGAGAACGATATGCATGTGGCCCAGCTGGCTGTCGACTTCCTTGCCACTGTGACTCAGGCCCAGCCCACCTCTCTGGTGGAAGTCAGCGGGCCTGTTCTGGAGGAGCTGCTGCGGTTGCTGCATTCACCCTTGCTGCCTGCTGGGGTGCTGGCAGCCACTGAAGGCTTCCTACAGGCGCTGGTGGGAACCCGCCCTCCATGTGTGGAGTACGCTGAGCTCATTAGCCTGCTCACTGCACCTGTCTATAACCAGGCTGAGGATGAAGGACCCGGCCTGCACAAACAGGTGTTCCACTCACTGGCCCGGTGTGTGGCTGCCCTCTCAGCTGCCTGTCCCCAGGAGGCGGCCGGCACTGCCAGCCGCCTGGTCTGTGATGCCAGGTCGCCCCACTCAAGCACAGGGGTCAAAGTCTTGGCATTCCTGTCACTGGCTGAGGTGGGCCAGGTGGCTGGGCCAGGCCCCCAGAGAGAGCTGAAGACCGTGCTTCTGGAAGCCTTGGGATCTCCCAGTGAGGACGTGAGGGCTGCAGCCGCATATGCCCTGggccgtgtgggtgctggcaacctgCCTGACTTCCTGCCCTTCCTGCTGGCACAGATTGAGGCCGAGCCCCGGCGACAGTACCTGCTGCTGCATTCACTCAGGGAGGCCCTGGGGGCCgcccagcctgacaacctgaagcCCTATGTCGAGGATGTCTGGGCACTACTCTTTCAGCGCTGTGAGAACCCTGAGGAAGGCACTCGGTGTGTGGTGGCTGAGTGCATCGGGAAGCTAGTGTTTGTgaaccctcccttcctcctgcctcgaTTCCGGAAACAGCTTGCCGCAG GTAAGCCATACACCCGGAGCACGGTCATCACTGCAGTCAAGTTCCTCATCTCGGACCAGCCCCACCCCATCGACCCCCTCCTGAAGAGCTACATTG CAGAGTTCATGGAAAGCCTACAGGACCCAGACCTGAATGTGCGCCGGGCCACACTCACTTTCTTCAACTCAGCTGTGCACAATAAACCATCATTGGTCCGGGACCTGTTGGATGACATCCTACCCCTCCTCTACCAGGAGACCAAGATCCGCCGGGACCTCATCCGAGAG GTGGAGATGGGGCCCTTCAAGCATACAGTAGATGATGGGCTAGACGTGCGGAAGGCAGCCTTCGAGTGCATGTACTCGCTGCTGGAGAGCTGCCTGGGCCAGCTGGACATCTGCGAGTTTCTGAACCACGTGGAGGATGGGCTGAAGGACCACTATGACATCCGA ATGCTGACCTTCATCATGCTGGCCCGGCTGGCCACTCTTTGTCCTGCACCTGTCCTGCAGAGGGTAGACCGGCTCATTGAGCCGCTCAAAGCCACCTGTACTGCCAAG GTCAAGGCTggttctgtgaagcaggagctggagaagcaggaggagttGAAGCGCTCAGCAATGCGGGCATTGGCCGCCCTGCTGACCAGCCCTGAGGTACGGAAGAGCCCCAGTGTGGCTGATTTCTCTGCCCAGATCCGGTCCAACCCAGAACTCACCACCCTCTTCGAGAGCATCCAGAAAGACTCAGCCTCTGCTCCCAGCATGGATTCTGTGGAACTCAGCTAG
- the Cand2 gene encoding cullin-associated NEDD8-dissociated protein 2 isoform X1 — protein sequence MSTAAFHISSLLEKMTSSDKDFRFMATSDLMTELQKESIQLDEDSERKVVRTLLRLLEDRSGEVQNLAVKCLGPLVGKVKEYQVETIVDTLCANMRSDKEQLRDIAGIGLKTILSELSPAAPGSGLAINVCRKITGQLTSAIAQQEDVAVQLEALDILSDMLSRLGAPLGAFHASLLQCLLPQLSSPRLAVRKRAVVALGHLAASCSTDLFVELADHLVDRLPGPRAPASPAAIRTLIQCLGSVGRQAGHRLGAHLARLVPLVEEFCNLDDDELRESCLQAFEAFLRKCPKEMDPHVPNVTNLCLRYMKHDPNYSHDSDEDEEQMETEDSEFSEQESEDEYSDDDDMSWKVRRAAAKCMAALISSRPDLLPDFHCTLAPVLIRRFKEREENVKADIFGAYIKLLRHTRPPKGWLEAVEEPTQTGSNLNMLRAQVPLVIKALQRQLKDRNVRTRQGCFYLLTELAGVLPGSLAEHMPVLVSGIVFSLADHSSSSTIRMDALAFLQGLLGTEPAEAFHPHLPTLLPPVMSCVADPFYKVAAEALLVLQELVRTLWPLASPRLLDPEPYVGEMSTATLARLRATDLDQEVKERAISCVGHLVGHLGDRLGDDLEPTLMLLLDRLRNEITRLPAVKALTLVAMSPLQLDLQPILAEALPILASFLRKNQRALRLATLAALDALAQSQGLGLPPPAVRAVLAELPALVSENDMHVAQLAVDFLATVTQAQPTSLVEVSGPVLEELLRLLHSPLLPAGVLAATEGFLQALVGTRPPCVEYAELISLLTAPVYNQAEDEGPGLHKQVFHSLARCVAALSAACPQEAAGTASRLVCDARSPHSSTGVKVLAFLSLAEVGQVAGPGPQRELKTVLLEALGSPSEDVRAAAAYALGRVGAGNLPDFLPFLLAQIEAEPRRQYLLLHSLREALGAAQPDNLKPYVEDVWALLFQRCENPEEGTRCVVAECIGKLVFVNPPFLLPRFRKQLAAGKPYTRSTVITAVKFLISDQPHPIDPLLKSYIAEFMESLQDPDLNVRRATLTFFNSAVHNKPSLVRDLLDDILPLLYQETKIRRDLIREVEMGPFKHTVDDGLDVRKAAFECMYSLLESCLGQLDICEFLNHVEDGLKDHYDIRMLTFIMLARLATLCPAPVLQRVDRLIEPLKATCTAKVKAGSVKQELEKQEELKRSAMRALAALLTSPEVRKSPSVADFSAQIRSNPELTTLFESIQKDSASAPSMDSVELS from the exons ATGAGTACCGCTGCTTTCCACATCTCCAGCCTGCTGGAGAAGATGACGTCCAGCGACAAGGACTTCAG GTTCATGGCCACCAGTGACCTGATGACAGAGCTGCAGAAAGAGTCCATCCAGCTGGATGAGGACAGCGAGCGCAAGGTGGTCAGGACGTTGCTGCGGCTCCTGGAGGACAGGAGCGGGGAGGTGCAGAACCTGGCTGTCAAGTG CCTGGGTCCCTTGGTGGGCAAAGTGAAGGAGTACCAAGTGGAGACCATTGTGGACACCCTCTGTGCCAACATGCGGTCAGACAAAGAGCAGCTCCGGGACATCGCTGGCATTGGCCTGAAGACAATCCTCTCTGAGCTGTCTCCTGCTGCCCCAG GCTCAGGGCTGGCTATCAATGTGTGCCGCAAGATCACAGGCCAGCTCACCAGTGCCATCGCCCAGCAGGAGGACGTGGCTGTGCAGCTGGAAGCCCTGGACATCCTCTCCGACATGCTGAGCAG GCTGGGCGCCCCACTGGGCGCCTTCCATGCAAGCCTGCTGCAGTGTCTGCTGCCCCAGCTGAGCAGCCCACGCCTGGCGGTCCGCAAGCGTGCCGTTGTGGCACTCGGTCACCTGGCAGCCTCCTGCAGCACCGACCTCTTCGTGGAGCTCGCTGATCACCTGGTGGACCGTCTGCCTGGCCCACGTGCGCCCGCCAGCCCTGCAGCCATTCGTACCCTGATCCAGTGTTTGGGCAGCGTGGGCCGCCAGGCTGGCCATCGCCTGG GGGCCCACCTGGCTCGCCTGGTACCCTTGGTGGAAGAGTTCTGCAACCTGGATGACGATGAGCTCAGAGAGTCCTGCCTGCAGGCCTTCGAGGCCTTCCTAAGGAA GTGCCCCAAGGAGATGGACCCTCATGTACCTAATGTGACCAACCTCTGCCTCCGGTACATGAAGCATGACCCCAACTACAGTCATGACAGTGATGAGGACGAAGAGCAGATGGAGACCGAGGACAGTGAATTCAGTGAGCAAG AGAGTGAGGATGAGTACAGTGATGATGACGACATGAGCTGGAAGGTGCGCCGAGCAGCAGCCAAGTGCATGGCAGCCCTGATCAGCTCACGTCCGGACCTCTTGCCCGACTTCCACTGTACTCTGGCGCCAGTGCTCATCCGCCGCTTCAAGGAACGGGAGGAGAACGTCAAGGCAGACATCTTCGGGGCTTACATCAAGTTGCTGCGACACACACGGCCCCCTAAGGGATGGCTAGAGGCCGTGGAGGAGCCCACCCAGACTGGCAGCAACCTCAATATGCTGCGGGCACAG GTACCCCTAGTGATAAAGGCCCTGCAGCGGCAACTTAAGGATCGGAATGTTCGCACCCGCCAGGGCTGCTTCTACCTCCTCACCGAGCTGGCAGGCGTCCTCCCTGGCAGCCTGGCAGAGCACATGCCAGTGCTGGTATCAG GCATTGTCTTTTCACTGGCTGACCACTCTAGTTCCTCCACCATTCGGATGGATGCCCTGGCCTTCCTGCAGGGGCTTCTGGGTACAGAGCCAGCTGAGGCCTTCCACCCACACCTGCCCACCCTCCTACCGCCTGTGATGTCCTGTGTGGCTGACCCTTTCTACAAGGTGGCAGCTGAGGCCTTACTGGTGCTCCAGGAGTTGGTGAGGACCCTGTGGCCACTGGCTAGTCCTCGGCTGCTGGACCCTGAGCCATACGTTGGAGAGATGTCCACAGCTACCTTGGCACGGCTCCGCGCTACTGACCTAGACCAGGAGGTGAAGGAACGGGCCATCTCTTGTGTGGGCCACCTTGTAGGTCACCTTGGTGACCGGCTTGGGGATGACCTGGAGCCCACACTTATGCTTCTCTTGGACCGCCTACGGAATGAGATCACCCGGTTGCCTGCTGTCAAGGCACTGACCCTGGTGGCCATGTCCCCATTGCAACTTGACCTGCAGCCCATCCTGGCCGAGGCACTGCCTATCCTGGCTTCATTTCTGCGCAAAAATCAGCGGGCACTGCGGCTGGCCACGCTAGCTGCCCTGGATGCTCTGGCTCAGAGTCAAGGCCTTGGcctgcctccacctgctgtgCGGGCTGTGCTGGCTGAGCTGCCTGCTCTGGTCAGTGAGAACGATATGCATGTGGCCCAGCTGGCTGTCGACTTCCTTGCCACTGTGACTCAGGCCCAGCCCACCTCTCTGGTGGAAGTCAGCGGGCCTGTTCTGGAGGAGCTGCTGCGGTTGCTGCATTCACCCTTGCTGCCTGCTGGGGTGCTGGCAGCCACTGAAGGCTTCCTACAGGCGCTGGTGGGAACCCGCCCTCCATGTGTGGAGTACGCTGAGCTCATTAGCCTGCTCACTGCACCTGTCTATAACCAGGCTGAGGATGAAGGACCCGGCCTGCACAAACAGGTGTTCCACTCACTGGCCCGGTGTGTGGCTGCCCTCTCAGCTGCCTGTCCCCAGGAGGCGGCCGGCACTGCCAGCCGCCTGGTCTGTGATGCCAGGTCGCCCCACTCAAGCACAGGGGTCAAAGTCTTGGCATTCCTGTCACTGGCTGAGGTGGGCCAGGTGGCTGGGCCAGGCCCCCAGAGAGAGCTGAAGACCGTGCTTCTGGAAGCCTTGGGATCTCCCAGTGAGGACGTGAGGGCTGCAGCCGCATATGCCCTGggccgtgtgggtgctggcaacctgCCTGACTTCCTGCCCTTCCTGCTGGCACAGATTGAGGCCGAGCCCCGGCGACAGTACCTGCTGCTGCATTCACTCAGGGAGGCCCTGGGGGCCgcccagcctgacaacctgaagcCCTATGTCGAGGATGTCTGGGCACTACTCTTTCAGCGCTGTGAGAACCCTGAGGAAGGCACTCGGTGTGTGGTGGCTGAGTGCATCGGGAAGCTAGTGTTTGTgaaccctcccttcctcctgcctcgaTTCCGGAAACAGCTTGCCGCAG GTAAGCCATACACCCGGAGCACGGTCATCACTGCAGTCAAGTTCCTCATCTCGGACCAGCCCCACCCCATCGACCCCCTCCTGAAGAGCTACATTG CAGAGTTCATGGAAAGCCTACAGGACCCAGACCTGAATGTGCGCCGGGCCACACTCACTTTCTTCAACTCAGCTGTGCACAATAAACCATCATTGGTCCGGGACCTGTTGGATGACATCCTACCCCTCCTCTACCAGGAGACCAAGATCCGCCGGGACCTCATCCGAGAG GTGGAGATGGGGCCCTTCAAGCATACAGTAGATGATGGGCTAGACGTGCGGAAGGCAGCCTTCGAGTGCATGTACTCGCTGCTGGAGAGCTGCCTGGGCCAGCTGGACATCTGCGAGTTTCTGAACCACGTGGAGGATGGGCTGAAGGACCACTATGACATCCGA ATGCTGACCTTCATCATGCTGGCCCGGCTGGCCACTCTTTGTCCTGCACCTGTCCTGCAGAGGGTAGACCGGCTCATTGAGCCGCTCAAAGCCACCTGTACTGCCAAG GTCAAGGCTggttctgtgaagcaggagctggagaagcaggaggagttGAAGCGCTCAGCAATGCGGGCATTGGCCGCCCTGCTGACCAGCCCTGAGGTACGGAAGAGCCCCAGTGTGGCTGATTTCTCTGCCCAGATCCGGTCCAACCCAGAACTCACCACCCTCTTCGAGAGCATCCAGAAAGACTCAGCCTCTGCTCCCAGCATGGATTCTGTGGAACTCAGCTAG
- the Rpl32 gene encoding 60S ribosomal protein L32, with protein MAALRPLVKPKIVKKRTKKFIRHQSDRYVKIKRNWRKPRGIDNRVRRRFKGQILMPNIGYGSNKKTKHMLPSGFRKFLVHNVKELEVLLMCNKSYCAEIAHNVSSKNRKAIVERAAQLAIRVTNPNARLRSEENE; from the exons ATGGCTGCCCTCCGGCCTCTGGTGAAGCCCAAGATCGTCAAAAAGAGGACCAAGAAGTTCATCCGGCACCAGTCAGACCGATATGTCAAAATTAAG CGAAACTGGCGGAAACCCAGAGGTATCGACAACAGGGTGCGGAGAAGATTCAAGGGCCAGATCCTAATGCCTAACATTGGTTACGGGAGCAACAAGAAAACCAAACACATGCTGCCTAGCGGCTTCCGGAAGTTTCTGGTCCACAATGTCAAGGAGCTGGAAGTGCTGCTGATGTGCAACAA ATCTTACTGTGCCGAGATTGCTCACAACGTTTCCTCCAAGAACCGAAAAGCCATCGTGGAAAGAGCAGCACAGCTGGCCATCAGGGTCACCAACCCCAACGCCAGGCTACGCAGCGAAGAAAACGAGTAG